The genomic window ACTGGTTGATATTCTTTGCTTCAACATGCGACTGCAGATCTTCTTTTCACCCTTTATctccttttttgttgttttttcctctttctgcagttgtttctttgTTTGCCCCAGTGATTCCATAAAACATAGGAGCTGaatcaggctatttggcccattaagtctgctcttccattctgatctaattttacctctcaaccccgttctcctgccctctccccgtaacctttgacaccctgattaatcaagaacctattaattgatgctttaaaaatacccaatgacaacctccacagctgtctgtggcaatgaattccacagattcgccgtccactggctaaagaaattcctcctcatctccatttctaaaggtacttcctttcattctgaggctgtgctctctgttcCGAGACTCTCCTattactctccacatccactcaatctaggcctttcattattcggtaggttttaatgagatcatccttctaaactgcagcaggTACAAGCtcagccatcaaacgctcctcagactgtacattaacccaatcattcctgggatctggGATTCTTCCATTTTCTGCCCAGTGTGTCTGTACTTCActatccatgtttctatgatggtaTCTTcaattctttctttccctttcactATTTTTTACTGcattttattttctcatctcattcAGTGGatgtgtctcttgcccagagctggtgaatcgaggaccagaggacataggtttaaggtaaagaggaaaatatttcataggaatctgaggggtagctttttcacacaaaggctggtgggtgcatggaacaagctgccagaggaggtagttgaggctgggactatcccaatgttaaaGGAAcaaacagggacatggataggacaggtttggaggatatggaccaaatgcaagcaggtgggacaagcgtagctgggacatgttggctgatgtgagcaaattggaccgaagggcctgtttccgcaatgcatCTCTCTCTATGCATTTATGTATCTAATCCCTTTTGTGTACCAGCGCTTTACTTGTTGTATTACTATCACTTTATGTTCACCATCTCTATCTCTGTCcttgagtggcacggtggcatagtggtagagttgctgccttacagcttcagatacctgggttcaatcctgacgacaggtgctgtctgtacggagtttgtactgtctCACCGtagccgcatgggttttccctgggtgctccggtttcctcccagactccaaagatgtacaggtttttagattaatgacttcagtaaagattgtaaattgtccctggtttaggatagtgctagtgtacggggtgatcgctggtcagcatggactcggtggccctgaggcctgtttccttgctgtatctctaaactaaaagaaaccTAAACTTCTATGTGTCTGGTTCATGGTCATTCTTTTTTTATTCTAGTATATATGGAATACCTAGTATTTTTTTATTCACTGATTAAGGGCATTGATGCCAACACGGCACTTAACACCCATTCCTAATCACCTTCAGAAAGTTGGTGATAAGCCGCCCAGTTTCAATTCCAGTTTTTATGGTGAACATACCTTGAATAAGATTTACACCCACCGATTATAAAGCAACGATAATGCATTTCCAAGTAATTTGGAGAGGTGCCTGTAGATGGTGGTATTTCCCAGTCAATTGCCTTTGTCATTCTTAAGTGAATGCATTATGCAGTACTCTTATATAGATAATGCACACAACAGCCCTATTGTACGAGAGTGTTGAATTTCCTGTGTGTTATAGTAAAACTGTAATAATCAGGCTCACTTGGACCTTGCTGATGCCAGACAGGTAGATCTTCCAGACTATTGCATATTTTTCTGATTAAtaaccaaaatgtattttaaaattcaTAGTCATCGACTCAGatagcgcaaaaacaggcccttcggtctaactCGTCCgtgacgaccaagatgcccatctatccTAGTCCCATTGCCCCTGTTTAGCCCAAActcgtctaaacctttcctatccttttacctgtccaaatattccctgaatgttgttattatacctgcctcaactacttcatctaacagcttattccatatatgtTCCACTCACTGtatggaaaatgttgcccctccggTTCTGATTTAATCTTTTAATTAGGAAATGAAAAAGGATCTGTTACTAATTGGTGAAATAAACTCTTAAAGAagctacttttttttttgcatacacgaTAATTTAAGTTCAAGTTAATCATcttaccttctctctctctttcattttCATCCTTTCTTCAACAGTGGTTATATAATTTACAGCCGCATATTCAATTAtagaaaagaaaacaaagagaaaGCTGACCCAGAGGTAGATATCCACAGCTTTAACATAGGATACTCGAGGCATAGATGCGTTCACTCCAGTTATAATTGTCGTCATTGTTAGAATAATTGTAATTCCttacaatgaaaaagaaaataCAAAGATTATTGATTGCACCAAGCTGACAGTAATTAAAAGAACTTGGATCTAAACTCTAAGTGCCCTGATAcctctttttaaaaataataatcccATTATTTATTTCCCCAATTGCAGTCTAGCTAAATAGTCTATCCCtcccatctttccctctctctctaaatAATGCAATTACAAGTGCCACTTTTTAATCTGTATGAACCAATCTGGAATTCAGGGAAACCTTGAAAGATGATAGCAATTGCATCTGTTATCTCCATAGCCACTTTCTTCAGATCCAGACAAACTATTGCCCTTTAGGCCCATTAACTTCCCCAATGCTGTTTTGTTTTCAAATGCTCCTCACTCACTCTCCAGGTTTGCCATTATTTTCAGGACGTCATTTTCAGGGTGTCATTTTCCATGAAGTAAGATACTAAATATttctctgtcatttccttgttccacaaTACAATTTGTCTTGTTTGAGTTTGCGAGGAACCCATATCAACTTTAGCTTTTTTAAACGTATCAATGGACGCTCTTGCAGTTTATTTATGTATTTCTTATTAGATTAGCTTCTCTTTCCTTATCAATGCCTTTGTGCATCCTTGTTGATTTCTGAAATGTTCCCAGTTCACAGGCTTAATCCTTTCTTTAACAACATTTTACTTTGACCTACAAGCTTCGTTAGCTTTGATTCATGGCTGGACAAGTTTTCATGATCTTTTTGCCTTAAATGGGAGGACATTAGGCTTTGTATTCATTGTTTGAAAGTTATTGCTTGTTTACTGTCATATCTTATGATATGAATAAGAATTAAATCACTTTCAAATGTGTAAATACAACTATAATCGTGCTCCAGAAAGAACAATTAACTACCAGATCATCAAATAAAACCCTGACATGATTACACAATTTGAGATCCAAACTAGCAAGTTTCCATGTTGGCTTCTCTAAATACCACCATAGGGTAAtcactccttttaaattaaaggagTTCATACCACACACTATTACAGCTCATATGGTTTGTCCAATCTACATGTCATAtacagccacaaagtgctggagtagctcagcgggtcgggcagcttctctggagaaaaagaatgggtgatgttttgggacagaacccttcttcagactgaaaatagaggatggggaagagaagggacccttttcctacctccagtcccccccccctactttcagtctgaagaatggttccgagCTGGAACATAACCCATtcgttttctgcagagatgctgcctgacctgcagagttactccagcactttgtgcctatcttcagtataaaccagcatctgcagttccttcctgtacatgttGCTTATAGTCTACTACTTTTGCATGTGCCTTTAATTACCTGATTTACTGACTGCAAATCCTGCCAATATTGTTTGCCTCTTGCAGTTTCTCAGTTCCATCCAAAGTGATCCTTCTTTTTCTGATCTTTATAtctttttttaaagaatgttctttttttttcattttccctGCTCTGACTTTGATTGGAGATATACTCTGATACTTGTtaacccttcctcaaattatcatGCCATTTGCAATCTTGAACTATGGCTTTGGCCATTTCACATTAACTTCCCATCTCAATAACACCTAcatatcctttccattatttaGTTTTAAAGTCTCAGCTGTAAAATAAATAACGCTGATTCCAACACTACTCCAATATAACCTGTCCCAGTAAAAGAGCTTTCTAACTTCCTTCTTCCCCTGTACAGTTGCTTTTGCCCAAGAACTGACGGCCATTTCCCTCATAACAATCATTGGGTCAAGCATTCAATTTGCTACTCTCATTTAATTCCCATACCTTTGCTCTATTACCAAACTATGCATATTTCAGGATCTCTAACTAAGCCTTACCTCCAACTGATTTTTATATTTTCACTTTTGTAATAAACAGGAATAGGAAGTAAAATAGGGACAGCTAAATTGTTCTTCCCAATATCCTtcagttaattttgttttcatgGCTGCTATCTGTTAGCAGAGGATATGTTTCTGACCTTGCTGACATTGGCCACATTGGTATCCTTTACCTTGATAAACATAAGAAAAATAATGGAAACAAGATAAATTACCCAATGAAACACGCGCTGGGACTGCTCTTCTGTCAATCCAGAAGGAAACCCAAGACAGCATGACCATTAGCATGGTTGGAAAGTAGGTttgtaaaagaaaaaagaaaatgtgCCTCCTTAGAATGAAATTAATAAACAATCTGTTGTACCAACCTGAGaagacaaagaattacaaagaaatTATGGTAGAATTTGCTTCTCGAACACAATCCTTGTTAATATTGAgccataaatgatttaaaaaaccagGCTTAAAGGTTTGATTGCTAATAAGAAAATGTAATACCACATAATTTTCTGGAACAATTCTATAAAAGATTATATGtgttgttacagttttcagaaagAAGTTGTAGATCTGAATAATTTtatttcagcaaaacacaaattgctggaggaactcagcgggtcaggcagcttctgtggagagaatggataggcaacgttttttgtcgggaccctttttcagtagAAGGGTCGTCTGAagtaaggtcccgacctgaaacgtcatctatccattccatctacagatgctgctggactcaagttattccaccactttgtgttttgctcaaaattccagcacctgcagttcgttgGGTCCCTCTCTGATAATTTTATGTTGATTTCTTTGTTTATAACTGCAGAATCACCCAATAATACTGAACTTAATTACTTCTCCATTGTAATCACTTACATATCTGCCATATCTTTTATTATGTTTCCAGAATATTTGTGATCCTATTTTGATTGCTGTTAGAATGACGATGGTCTACTTTTTTTTCATAATAGTTTTAACTTTTAGCAttcctatttttaatttttaaagcaaaTGTAAAACGAGATGACAAGTATTTCAGAATACGTTAAATATCTGAAATCGATTGTAGGAATAATCTGAAGAACATTTCATGTGATAACAAGTGATACAAATGACATGAATTATCGCGATTATTTGAGGAGTCATATAAGGTGAAAAATACAGCCAGTCTAGCAGTAATAACATACATGGCTTTTAGAAAGAATACCATAAGCAGAGTTTAAAGAGATTTAATAAGTGGAGGAAAAAAATTATTACAAAGAGTTGTGACATTCGTACAGTTTTGTAAATAGGTTAATGATTGTTTTAGCCGCAGAGCATTATTCAGGGGATGATAGCTGAATATGTCATTGCCTTGAGTGAAAGTACAAATAAGATTCCAAAAGCCTATATTCACAAGTATCATAGTGAAAAGGCTTTATTATATCAGgaaagagcagcacagtggtgtagctggtagagctgctggctcacagtgctagagatctagggtcaatcctgactttggttgctgtctgtgttaagtttgcacgttctctctgtgactatgtggatttcctcctggtgctccggtttctccccacatcccaaagatgtgcgggtatgtaggttaattggcctctgtaaatttcccctagtgtgcagggagtggttgagaaaatgggataacagaagaCGTGAATGAGTgaccaatggttggcgtggactcatgggctgaagggcctgtttccatactgtatctttcaatcaattctatCAAAATTTGTTTATAACATAAATGAAGATATAACCTAGAAAAACCTAGTATCCCAGCATATTTTACAGCATGCTCTATGTCAAAAACACTAGAAAGTAAGTGCAAAATAGGCCTCCTGGACACTCAAGCCTGCGCTTCCATTCAATTGAGTCATGGATGATGTGCCCTGAGCCTCAATCTCCTATGTTAATTCCAGATCACTCATAAATATATATACCTCATCCTTAAACAGTGAATTCCAGTAATTCGCCACCCAGTCCTAatactttttaaattttattttgtgactatctcccCTCCTTCGATTTGCCCActtgtcacagtcatacagcatggaaacaggcccatcggccccacttgcccatgccgaccaacatgcctcatctacaccagtctgcctgcatttggtccatattcctctaaacctatcctattcacgtacctgtccaaatgtttttttaatttccattatTGGAAATATCTCAACATTTTCCCCCTTGGAATCAAACATGTCATTATATATTCCAAAGaaaatggaaacacaagagactgcttatgctggaatctggaacaaaagatAAACAACTGGAAAAACTCAGGCAAAGGTATGGTCACCACCAGATCAAAACCCTACATTTATTCTGAGAGTGTAGAGAGAAGTGTATACAGAAGTGAGAGGGAGGAATAAGAGAAACTAGATTGTAATAGGTGGAACAATAAGAAAAAAAAGTCAGATGAAGTATATGGAGATAATATACAGTATCATATTGTAACATAATCCGAGccgctggcactgtgaggcaacaattcTGCTGTTAGCATTGTACCACCCTGCCACTACACCACTCTGTAATAATGGTAGTGATGCAGATTCTGAAGGAATAGTAAATTTGTAATAAAGACAGAAGCTCACCAGTACTGCTGTAAAAAGCAAGTCCACTTGAAGCACGGAATTCTTGTATGAAAAACTGAGCAAGTAAAATCTGCTCATCTGTTTTAAGTGGTTCATTTTCATTCTTCCAGTGAAGCAGAAGATCTTTTTCATTATAGGCATCTTCAGGGAAGAAAATGTACAGCTATGATCACACCACAATTATACTGGGGATTATAATGGCAATACGTCTGCTCCTTCCTTCAACGCACTGAAATAATAGCTAAGGTAACATTATATGGAACCAAAATACTTGACAGATTATCATTTGTACATAATTAGCAAAGTCCTAATCTATTATAAGTGGCATTCATTAGATCTTAATAAAAGGAGTTCAGGATAGATATTACATTTTGTCATTTATGACTAGATACAGCCTTTGAAACGCCAACAATCAGTGAACCTGACAAAAACTGACTAGGTTTTGTGAGATTCATTATAAATGTCATTGTCATTTGGTGCATGGTCTTTGTAGAACAGTAACCTGGTCTAGGGAGTGGCAGAATTTGGGTCATGCATGGAAATGCCTGTCCTGACTGTCTCAAATAGGTGGCTACATAAAACTAGAACCCCAAACCTCTATTTCAATATgctgaagaaaagaaaaaaagcttGTCAGAATCAGCCAAAATAACAGATACTTACAACTTTCAAGTTCCAATGAGCAGTTCTGAGTATCAAGAGGAAAGTTGCTAAAATCCATTGAACAAATAGCAGTGACAGTTGTCCTACAGAAAATatcaattaataataaataatgctTTAATTTCATAAACACTGAAACAATTTGTAAAATAGACTTGCGGCTATTTGATTGTAAAGTTCAAGATTCATCAATCCTAAAATATCTATCCATTGTAAAATATCTAGCCAGTTTTGCCTTCTACCGTTAGgccccatatctggggaaggatgtgctggcattggaaagggttctgaggaggtttatgagaatgatcccagggatgattgggttaatgtatgatgagcatttgacagctctgggcctccactcgctggagtttagaaggatgcatgggggatgccattgaaacttactgaataaagaAAGGCCTGgagacagtggatgtggagaggatgtttccactagtgggagggtctatgaccagagggcacagcgtcagaataaaaggatgtacctttagagaggagatgaggaggaatttctttgggcagaggatggtgaatctgttgcgtgtttttaaagcagagattgacaggttattgattagtaatggtgtcaaaggttatgcggagaaggcaggagaatggggttgagagggaaagatagaacagccttgattgaatggcggagtagacttgatgggctgaatgacccaattctgctcctataacttatgaacttgtgagacTACCATTGATGCAATAGAACATCGATTTTCTGTTCTTGACATGACCGAATAAAACAATCATCAGATATTTATGGAAGGAAAACGTATTAAATATCAATATGAAAAATTTGTCCTCAAaaatacaaatgtattttaaattaacAATATGTTACCTTAGGCTGTAGAGGATGTGGCCATCGGGATACACCCTTAGCATGATATTCTCCATAGTGGTGTCATGTATGAAGGATCTTTTAGAGTGAACAAAAAATACATCTGGAACCCAAATTTTCTTGACTAATCTTCCATCAAATGTCATACTTCTGTTGTTGGAACTTGGAAAAGCAAGTCTGCCATCTTTCCAGTAATGTCTTAGGTATAAAGTCATCGTAAAGTCCTAAGGATAAGAACCAAATATAGCCATGTGAATTGTGAATCAATAAAGATGGTTGTTAGAAACAAAGGTTATTAATGCTGATGTAAAGCCATTAACTGGGGATGGTGGAATA from Leucoraja erinacea ecotype New England chromosome 13, Leri_hhj_1, whole genome shotgun sequence includes these protein-coding regions:
- the LOC129702679 gene encoding gamma-aminobutyric acid receptor subunit rho-3-like — its product is MLLFWELMFLTLLPVAMETGSANHAKRRHQPPAAQEVKQESRSESKRSDSTKVHLTKSEQLLRVDDHDFAMRPGFGGPAVTVGIDVQIESIDSISEVDMDFTMTLYLRHYWKDGRLAFPSSNNRSMTFDGRLVKKIWVPDVFFVHSKRSFIHDTTMENIMLRVYPDGHILYSLRTTVTAICSMDFSNFPLDTQNCSLELESYAYNEKDLLLHWKNENEPLKTDEQILLAQFFIQEFRASSGLAFYSSTGWYNRLFINFILRRHIFFFLLQTYFPTMLMVMLSWVSFWIDRRAVPARVSLGITIILTMTTIITGVNASMPRVSYVKAVDIYLWVSFLFVFFSIIEYAAVNYITTVEERMKMKEREKFSDSFRLNQTQIMAFDGCYHDSQLDLSHYGEAHLNVSNTEASEHPTGRNPGGQQLRKRKSVKGNIVEIIIKNNHAIDTYSRVLFPSAFILFNFIYWCLFS